A DNA window from bacterium contains the following coding sequences:
- a CDS encoding IS481 family transposase, which translates to MSEKGFIYHMRVKIFEEADKKEIPITSLCSKYHVSRKWFYPQGPVDKWKKRRDKEGNEGLRTRVRASPKMPNKVSIELEEKILEFVREYPTYGSARISTELKRRNIIIGHTGIYNVLRRRGLHTAKMRLELVRKLNGEIVTLDELQRDKEKSKTNHIEVSYPGQLVSEDTFYIGCLKGVGRIYHQVACDCFSSFGAAKIYDSKTTDTSCDFVGNYLIKKFTGVRIERLLTDCGTEYTTWHEEAKPKHKFEKMCQRLGIRHTTTKVRHPWTNGYVERLNKTLLDEFYSLAFRKKGYRTIEELQLDLDEFMEYYNYRRTHQGYKLKENGCDTPAKAHLSKKLKQDLTKEMRDNKIGADKMIRGMLCRSRGEVIEKTILTGQVLGDNFTGRRSEKEEVLTCQFVTTS; encoded by the coding sequence ATGAGCGAGAAGGGCTTTATTTACCATATGAGAGTGAAAATATTTGAAGAAGCAGATAAGAAAGAGATTCCTATAACATCTCTCTGTAGCAAGTATCATGTGAGCAGGAAATGGTTCTATCCGCAGGGTCCTGTGGATAAGTGGAAAAAAAGAAGAGATAAGGAAGGAAATGAAGGTTTAAGAACAAGAGTCAGAGCAAGTCCCAAAATGCCTAATAAAGTGTCAATTGAGCTTGAGGAGAAAATACTGGAGTTCGTCAGAGAATATCCCACTTATGGATCAGCAAGAATATCTACAGAACTGAAGAGAAGAAATATTATTATTGGGCATACTGGGATTTACAATGTTCTACGAAGGAGAGGACTGCATACCGCAAAAATGCGATTAGAATTGGTAAGGAAATTAAATGGAGAAATTGTGACTCTTGATGAGCTTCAAAGAGACAAAGAGAAATCTAAAACTAACCATATAGAAGTCTCTTATCCGGGGCAGTTGGTAAGTGAAGACACTTTCTATATTGGTTGTTTGAAAGGGGTGGGTAGAATTTATCATCAGGTTGCTTGTGATTGCTTTTCTTCTTTTGGTGCAGCAAAGATTTACGATAGCAAAACTACGGATACTTCCTGTGATTTTGTGGGAAACTATCTTATCAAAAAATTCACAGGAGTGAGAATAGAAAGACTTCTTACAGACTGTGGGACAGAATATACAACTTGGCATGAGGAAGCGAAACCAAAGCATAAATTTGAGAAGATGTGCCAGAGGTTAGGAATTCGGCATACTACTACCAAAGTTAGGCATCCCTGGACCAATGGTTATGTTGAGAGGTTAAACAAAACTCTCTTAGATGAATTCTACTCTTTAGCTTTCAGAAAGAAAGGATATAGGACTATAGAGGAGCTACAACTTGATTTAGATGAATTTATGGAGTATTATAACTACAGGAGAACTCATCAGGGCTATAAGTTAAAGGAGAATGGCTGCGATACACCAGCGAAAGCACACTTATCAAAAAAATTAAAACAAGACTTGACAAAGGAGATGAGAGACAACAAAATAGGGGCAGATAAGATGATTCGTGGAATGCTGTGCAGAAGCAGAGGGGAGGTAATAGAAAAAACAATCCTTACAGGACAGGTTTTAGGGGATAATTTTACCGGAAGAAGAAGTGAAAAAGAGGAGGTTCTGACATGCCAATTTGTAACCACATCTTAA
- a CDS encoding 2Fe-2S iron-sulfur cluster-binding protein, with protein MITINLNGVEVKVEEGWSILEACKFYGIPIPTLCWNEGLTPYGACRLCIVEVGPPVSFEVVSSCTYPVSEGLIQSG; from the coding sequence ATGATAACTATAAATTTAAATGGAGTAGAGGTTAAAGTAGAAGAGGGGTGGAGTATTCTTGAGGCTTGCAAGTTTTATGGCATACCTATACCTACTCTTTGCTGGAATGAAGGCCTCACTCCTTACGGAGCTTGCAGGCTTTGTATAGTTGAAGTAGGGCCACCCGTAAGTTTTGAGGTTGTTTCATCTTGTACTTATCCTGTAAGTGAGGGGCTCATACAAAGCGGATAA
- a CDS encoding type II toxin-antitoxin system VapC family toxin → MEEADSEQAKLLFDAYIRGEITIAVPDLLVSEVSNVLRYTSIFSQAETLKCIKDLYNLDLDIVTPILDVTIVSIRLAYERDISFYDALYIALAQELGFQYTTADKKLYKKIKDLPFVNLLKDIEI, encoded by the coding sequence ATTGAGGAGGCAGATAGTGAACAGGCTAAACTATTGTTCGACGCATACATAAGGGGAGAAATTACCATCGCAGTCCCAGATCTTCTTGTCTCAGAAGTTTCCAATGTCCTCAGATATACCTCCATTTTTTCACAAGCAGAGACTTTGAAATGCATTAAGGACTTATATAATTTGGACTTAGACATCGTAACCCCTATATTAGATGTTACTATAGTATCTATTCGACTCGCATATGAAAGAGACATATCTTTTTATGACGCACTTTACATTGCTTTGGCTCAAGAACTGGGATTCCAATATACAACAGCCGATAAGAAACTTTACAAAAAGATTAAAGATTTGCCTTTTGTAAACCTTCTTAAAGACATAGAGATTTAA
- a CDS encoding 4Fe-4S dicluster domain-containing protein produces MASKYGVTRVRFKPKNEDCVLCGLCVRMCTEQMDARAIGFVNRGTNRKITTPFDIKSEVCRTCGACIYICPACQLRCQGPEPPGVLCNSCLNISYPCVDVYDKTMCYMEPCGACLIKEAEERKSKL; encoded by the coding sequence TTGGCATCTAAGTATGGGGTGACTCGTGTTAGATTTAAGCCTAAAAATGAAGATTGTGTTCTATGTGGCTTATGTGTAAGGATGTGCACTGAGCAGATGGATGCAAGAGCTATAGGGTTTGTTAATCGTGGTACAAATAGAAAGATTACTACCCCATTTGATATAAAGTCTGAGGTTTGCAGGACTTGTGGTGCTTGTATCTATATTTGCCCTGCTTGCCAACTCAGATGTCAAGGACCTGAGCCACCTGGAGTTCTATGCAACTCGTGTCTTAATATCTCTTATCCATGTGTTGATGTGTATGACAAGACGATGTGCTATATGGAGCCTTGTGGAGCTTGCTTAATAAAAGAAGCAGAAGAGAGGAAATCTAAATTGTGA